The following are encoded together in the Thermus neutrinimicus genome:
- a CDS encoding DUF4127 family protein has product MRGLGLLGVFLWGLGLAQAPILYLPLDDRPPNWAPCTWGLVACPPQEAYRASLGADLPPLRAWLLSTPGKTLVASLDALAYGGLLQSRHLALPAEDALARLGPLLSWKVRHGGEVFLFGVVPRWDASQRQRNLAVLRALAPWPGLPGVYLEAVWDDALRHSPAPQEAKTLPYPSRPGADEAGQVLLLRALRPGLRVAVVYEEEALAGRTTPYEGVPLRDTVVGVLQSALAQGVSLEEGPDLVLYVHGGQNPRRVVQDLLRLMPRFPVALADLSRVNRGDPGLMAYLLGLGLYPRLASYASWGTPANNLGSALAQGGLFLGDGEGRLRRLAEAYFAYWWGEVGRPWVRAHFPEPLPLEAQGVAALWPYPELEGYRVELRSIRFPWGRAFEAEAQLDLVLPSWAGRGGLVE; this is encoded by the coding sequence GTGCGGGGCCTGGGGCTTTTGGGGGTTTTCCTTTGGGGTTTGGGCCTGGCCCAAGCCCCCATCCTTTACCTGCCCCTGGACGACCGCCCTCCCAACTGGGCCCCCTGCACCTGGGGCCTGGTGGCCTGCCCACCCCAGGAGGCCTACCGCGCCTCCTTGGGGGCGGACCTCCCCCCTCTACGGGCTTGGCTCCTTTCCACCCCGGGAAAGACCTTGGTGGCCAGCCTGGATGCCCTGGCCTATGGCGGGCTCCTGCAAAGCCGCCACCTGGCCCTGCCGGCGGAGGATGCCCTGGCCCGGCTCGGGCCCCTGCTTTCCTGGAAAGTCCGGCATGGAGGGGAGGTTTTCCTTTTTGGGGTGGTCCCCCGGTGGGACGCCAGCCAGCGGCAAAGAAACCTGGCGGTCCTAAGGGCCCTGGCCCCCTGGCCGGGGCTTCCCGGAGTTTATCTGGAGGCGGTTTGGGACGATGCCCTGCGCCACTCTCCCGCGCCCCAGGAGGCCAAGACCCTTCCCTACCCCAGCCGCCCCGGGGCGGACGAGGCGGGGCAGGTGCTTCTCCTAAGGGCCCTTAGGCCTGGCCTAAGGGTGGCCGTGGTCTACGAGGAGGAGGCCCTGGCCGGGCGCACCACCCCCTATGAGGGGGTTCCCCTGCGGGACACGGTGGTGGGGGTGTTGCAAAGCGCCCTGGCCCAGGGGGTTTCCCTGGAAGAGGGGCCGGACCTGGTCCTTTACGTCCACGGGGGCCAGAATCCCCGGAGGGTTGTCCAGGACCTGCTTCGCCTGATGCCCCGCTTCCCCGTGGCCCTGGCGGATCTCTCCCGGGTGAACCGGGGGGATCCCGGCCTCATGGCCTACCTGCTGGGCCTCGGGCTTTACCCCCGCCTGGCCTCCTATGCCTCCTGGGGTACCCCCGCCAACAACCTGGGAAGCGCCTTGGCCCAGGGAGGACTCTTCCTTGGGGATGGGGAGGGAAGGCTCAGGCGCCTGGCCGAGGCCTATTTCGCCTACTGGTGGGGGGAGGTGGGCCGTCCTTGGGTGCGGGCTCATTTCCCCGAGCCCTTGCCCCTGGAGGCCCAGGGGGTGGCGGCCCTTTGGCCGTATCCGGAGCTGGAGGGGTACCGGGTAGAGCTTAGATCCATCCGTTTTCCATGGGGAAGGGCTTTTGAAGCGGAGGCCCAGTTGGACTTGGTCCTTCCCTCCTGGGCTGGCCGGGGTGGCCTGGTAGAGTGA
- a CDS encoding HD domain-containing phosphohydrolase, producing the protein MAPMQPEGPQDASLEARELRRLQVLAEAWRLLAPLERPEEVYRTVVETAKGATRAVSVLLFLHRSQEDVLELVAAAGLSQDKVGLRLPRGVGISWVVLERGEPLYLEDVTREPRVIFLSGKTQPGVYLGVPLRDAKGRAFGVLSMDTAGGVGEILPEERFWIQALAEAAGLVLDRIEALERAKAEASRAQALLELSLALEAARDPLAMAKEALETLLRLTPYHAGALYLFQEGTVRPAVMAGRYPEGFPRLYQEHPIRFGEGLLGHPRLWEGPVYVEDYARFPKALEPYGESGLRSALLVPLKPEGRRYGVLALGSFWETVLYRPEDEKVLRLVARRLEEALERLSQLRTLNLTREAALKALAQVLEYRDLETKGHTERVAELSLRLGKAVEFPDLEGLRLGAYFHDLGKLALPDGILRKPKALSPEEWRQVKTHPEVGLNILKNLPFLPKTALNVVLYHHERWDGSGYPKGLKGEEIPLEARIFAVADVYDALLSERPYKRAWTLEEAQEELRAQAGKGLDPKLVAVFLDLVR; encoded by the coding sequence ATGGCCCCCATGCAGCCCGAAGGACCCCAGGACGCGAGCCTCGAGGCCCGGGAGCTAAGGCGTCTGCAGGTTTTGGCGGAAGCCTGGCGCCTGCTTGCCCCTTTGGAGCGGCCGGAGGAGGTGTACCGGACCGTGGTGGAAACCGCCAAGGGGGCCACCCGGGCGGTTTCCGTCCTCCTCTTCCTCCATCGTTCCCAGGAGGATGTGCTGGAGCTGGTGGCGGCCGCGGGCCTAAGCCAGGACAAGGTGGGCCTTAGGCTTCCCCGGGGGGTGGGGATTTCCTGGGTGGTGCTGGAGAGGGGAGAGCCCCTCTACCTGGAGGACGTGACCCGGGAGCCTCGGGTCATCTTTCTTTCCGGCAAGACCCAGCCTGGGGTCTACTTGGGCGTACCCTTGCGGGATGCCAAGGGAAGGGCTTTTGGGGTACTTTCCATGGACACCGCTGGCGGCGTGGGGGAGATCCTTCCCGAGGAGAGGTTCTGGATCCAGGCCCTGGCAGAGGCGGCGGGTTTGGTGTTGGACCGCATAGAGGCCTTGGAGCGGGCCAAGGCCGAGGCCTCCCGGGCCCAGGCCCTTCTGGAGCTTTCCCTGGCCTTGGAGGCAGCCCGCGATCCCCTGGCCATGGCCAAGGAAGCCCTGGAAACCCTTCTTCGCCTCACCCCTTATCACGCTGGGGCCCTTTACCTGTTCCAGGAGGGAACGGTGCGGCCTGCGGTGATGGCGGGGCGGTATCCCGAGGGCTTCCCCCGGCTTTACCAGGAGCACCCCATTCGCTTTGGCGAGGGGCTTTTAGGCCATCCCAGGTTGTGGGAGGGGCCGGTATATGTGGAGGACTACGCCCGCTTTCCCAAGGCCCTGGAGCCCTATGGGGAAAGCGGGCTTCGCTCCGCCCTCCTGGTGCCCCTTAAGCCCGAGGGCAGGAGGTATGGGGTTTTGGCCCTGGGTTCCTTCTGGGAGACCGTGCTCTATCGTCCTGAGGACGAAAAGGTGTTGCGGTTGGTGGCCAGGAGGCTGGAAGAGGCCCTGGAACGCCTTTCCCAACTGCGAACCCTGAACTTGACCCGGGAGGCTGCTCTTAAGGCCCTGGCCCAGGTCCTCGAGTACCGAGACCTGGAGACCAAGGGCCACACGGAGCGGGTGGCGGAGCTCTCCTTGCGCCTGGGGAAGGCGGTGGAGTTCCCTGACCTCGAGGGCCTTCGCCTGGGGGCTTACTTCCACGATCTGGGCAAGCTGGCCCTGCCCGACGGGATCTTGCGCAAGCCCAAAGCCCTTTCCCCGGAGGAATGGCGGCAGGTGAAAACCCACCCGGAGGTGGGCCTGAACATCCTCAAAAACCTGCCCTTCCTTCCCAAAACTGCCTTAAACGTGGTTCTCTACCACCATGAGCGCTGGGACGGCTCGGGGTACCCAAAGGGATTAAAAGGGGAGGAGATCCCCCTCGAGGCCCGCATCTTCGCGGTGGCGGACGTCTACGACGCCCTCCTTTCCGAGCGGCCCTACAAGCGGGCCTGGACCCTCGAGGAAGCCCAAGAAGAGCTCAGGGCCCAGGCCGGCAAGGGCCTGGACCCCAAGCTGGTGGCGGTGTTCTTGGACCTAGTCCGCTAG
- the glmS gene encoding glutamine--fructose-6-phosphate transaminase (isomerizing) produces the protein MCGIVGYIGFRNATDVLIDGLRRLEYRGYDSAGVAVRTPEGLKVVKRSGKLSVLESALKEEHLEGPLGIGHTRWATHGAPTDPNAHPHTTEDGRLAVIHNGIIENYLELKEALRARGHRFASETDSEVLAHLIEEKYRGDLFEALREALREVRGAYAVVVAHEDHGEIVAARTVSPLVIGLGEGENFLASDVPALLPYTRRVIFLHDGDLARITREEVVVTDLEGRPLTREVVEIDWTLEAAEKGGFPHYMLKEIYEQPWVLENTLGGRLREEEGDVELGLGLDPLAIDRIHVIACGTAAYAGWYGKYLLEALARIPTEWDVASEYRYRNPVVDEKTLAIAISQSGETIDTLEGLREAKAKGARTLGVINAKGSSLTREVEDVLYIHAGPEIGVASTKAYIAMLSAMAMLAIHFGRRRGVLPKEEAQGLLKEMRKLPRLVEEVLERRPLIAHLAEKYHQAQDFLFLGRHVQAPTAYEGALKLKEISYIHAEAYPAGEMKHGPIALIDEHLPVVVLATQGPLYEKTLSNIQEVRARGGKVIAIATEGDGEIGKLAQDVFPVPEVHPLLAPIVSVVPLQLLAYEIAVLLGRDVDQPRNLAKSVTVE, from the coding sequence ATGTGTGGAATCGTAGGCTATATCGGTTTTCGCAACGCCACGGACGTGCTCATCGACGGCCTTAGGAGGCTGGAGTACCGGGGATACGACTCCGCCGGGGTGGCGGTGAGGACCCCGGAAGGGCTTAAGGTGGTGAAGCGCTCGGGGAAGCTCTCTGTCTTGGAGAGTGCCCTGAAGGAGGAGCACCTGGAGGGGCCTTTGGGCATCGGCCACACCCGCTGGGCCACCCACGGGGCCCCCACGGATCCCAATGCCCACCCCCACACCACGGAGGACGGCAGGCTCGCCGTGATCCACAATGGGATCATCGAGAACTACCTGGAGCTCAAGGAAGCCCTAAGGGCCCGGGGGCACCGCTTCGCCTCGGAAACCGACAGCGAGGTCCTGGCCCACCTGATAGAGGAAAAGTACCGAGGGGACCTTTTTGAGGCCCTGCGGGAGGCCCTAAGGGAGGTGCGGGGAGCCTATGCGGTGGTGGTGGCGCACGAGGACCATGGGGAGATCGTGGCTGCCCGCACGGTGAGCCCCCTGGTGATCGGCCTGGGGGAGGGGGAGAACTTCCTGGCCTCGGACGTGCCCGCCCTCCTTCCCTACACCCGCCGGGTCATCTTCCTGCACGATGGGGACCTGGCCCGCATCACCCGGGAAGAGGTGGTGGTCACGGACCTCGAGGGCCGCCCCCTGACCCGGGAGGTGGTGGAGATCGACTGGACCCTCGAGGCGGCCGAGAAGGGGGGCTTCCCCCACTACATGCTGAAGGAAATCTACGAGCAACCCTGGGTCCTGGAAAACACCCTGGGGGGGCGGCTTAGGGAGGAGGAAGGGGATGTGGAGCTGGGCCTTGGCCTGGACCCTCTGGCCATAGACCGCATCCACGTGATCGCCTGCGGCACCGCCGCCTATGCCGGCTGGTACGGCAAGTACCTCCTGGAAGCCCTAGCCCGCATCCCCACCGAGTGGGACGTGGCCAGCGAGTACCGCTACCGCAACCCCGTGGTGGACGAAAAGACCCTGGCCATCGCCATCAGCCAGTCGGGGGAAACCATAGACACCCTGGAGGGCCTAAGGGAGGCCAAGGCCAAGGGGGCCAGGACCCTGGGGGTCATCAACGCCAAGGGCTCCAGCCTCACCCGGGAGGTGGAGGATGTCCTTTACATCCACGCGGGCCCCGAGATCGGGGTGGCCTCCACCAAGGCCTACATCGCCATGCTTTCCGCCATGGCCATGCTGGCCATCCACTTTGGCCGAAGGAGGGGCGTCCTCCCCAAGGAAGAGGCCCAAGGCCTCCTCAAGGAGATGCGCAAGCTCCCCCGGCTGGTGGAGGAGGTCCTGGAAAGGCGCCCCCTCATCGCCCACCTGGCGGAGAAGTACCACCAGGCCCAGGACTTCCTCTTCCTGGGCCGGCACGTGCAGGCCCCCACCGCCTACGAGGGGGCCCTGAAGCTCAAGGAGATCAGCTACATCCACGCGGAGGCCTACCCCGCCGGGGAGATGAAGCACGGGCCCATCGCCCTCATAGACGAGCACCTGCCGGTGGTGGTCCTGGCCACCCAGGGGCCCCTTTACGAGAAGACCCTTTCCAACATCCAGGAGGTGCGGGCCCGGGGCGGCAAGGTGATCGCCATCGCCACCGAGGGGGATGGGGAGATCGGGAAGCTGGCCCAGGATGTGTTCCCCGTGCCGGAGGTCCACCCCCTTCTGGCCCCCATCGTGAGCGTGGTGCCCCTGCAGCTTCTGGCCTACGAGATCGCCGTCCTCCTGGGGCGGGATGTGGACCAGCCCCGGAACCTGGCCAAGAGCGTCACCGTGGAGTAG
- a CDS encoding S-layer homology domain-containing protein: MKKRLVMLLAGLLTVLSMGFGLAQFSDVPAGHWAKEAVEALAAKGIIVGFPDGTYRGNETLTRYQAALIIYRLLQQIEEELKAKGESPTLQAMSSEDLEALKNAVQELAAELAALGVRVSALEDSAATKEDIARLEAMIQELKAMPMPEPGVDQAALQDLADRVEAASIAADTALAQAQQLSEQLDALAQDVEGVKGDLAALGTQVEANAQAIQALNELAVLLNQDVLALQDRVTALEKLVSEGPELPDLEQFATKEDVAAVQEFAAALRSDLVGLSERVSKLEGQVAELSKVQYSISGSLSTTYGGIGLTSGTTNFDIDRLFPGNKFSSGSSGPAFRGNEYNFADTTQTFTEGDLSLSLGVKVAQPGQSGVNLSEATVALSATAFSGATTVSVDGASLKGNVDGQGFGVTFSNGGSTFKFNDYLFANANDPDERVTRQGVVATFQGTLFPLSPEVTLVAGYATPNPDTVLNGDYFGVRLALKPIQATVFALSYAENPGNRVAVAADFTTKKLLGLLDLDGAYVVSKDWSVAGTIFDNWGTANVDEAFYVRGTLALGPVTVRGNYRAIDPAYLNGTASMSADQTAFYSGEIIGFYPAPFGSNTRGFGAEATVNLGFATLGGYYDRITDFAQSPGTEREAFGANVQVPLPAGFRLSGFYSQASVAATQATFFGADPLFNQGTPYFQFYAYPRDRYVSGFGAALSHDGKAKEALVSNLNLTARYQQYYNDVTGNYDYRDIVAFADYSLDLGPITLKPGIFFRSYNNDNAGAAVPAGTSPSRPGAFTENPSFTTLKWGIQASTQALDIPLKPSLEGFFATRTTDFSGTTSDAQETYYRVGLKLNEFLVKGSTFSVSYAYWEGANHLGSPSVGSAYNPFTFTRDRIFRNPDVSAAGAPWAVLPGTFAGNTSGVYLEWNFYSLSVAAGWFDYNQTAPTADSSSAIGLKVSYEVKF; the protein is encoded by the coding sequence ATGAAGAAAAGGCTAGTCATGCTACTGGCAGGGCTTTTGACCGTGCTCTCCATGGGCTTCGGTCTGGCCCAGTTCTCGGACGTGCCCGCCGGCCACTGGGCCAAGGAGGCGGTGGAGGCCCTGGCGGCCAAGGGGATCATCGTGGGCTTCCCCGATGGCACCTACCGGGGCAATGAGACCCTCACCCGCTACCAGGCGGCCCTCATCATCTACCGCCTCCTGCAGCAGATCGAGGAGGAGCTTAAGGCCAAGGGTGAGTCCCCCACCCTGCAGGCCATGTCCTCTGAGGACCTCGAGGCCCTGAAGAACGCGGTGCAGGAGCTGGCCGCGGAGCTGGCCGCTTTGGGCGTGCGGGTCTCGGCCCTGGAGGACAGCGCCGCCACCAAGGAGGACATCGCCCGCCTCGAGGCCATGATCCAGGAGCTCAAGGCCATGCCCATGCCTGAGCCCGGCGTGGACCAGGCCGCCCTCCAGGACCTGGCCGACCGGGTGGAGGCCGCCTCCATTGCCGCGGACACCGCCTTGGCCCAGGCCCAGCAACTTTCTGAGCAACTGGATGCCCTGGCCCAGGACGTGGAAGGGGTGAAGGGGGATCTTGCCGCCCTTGGCACCCAGGTGGAGGCCAACGCCCAGGCCATCCAGGCCTTGAACGAGCTGGCCGTGCTCCTCAACCAGGACGTCCTGGCCCTGCAGGACCGGGTGACCGCCCTGGAGAAGCTGGTCTCCGAAGGTCCAGAGCTTCCCGACCTGGAGCAGTTTGCCACCAAGGAGGATGTGGCCGCGGTGCAGGAGTTCGCCGCTGCCCTCCGCTCCGACCTGGTGGGGCTTTCCGAGAGGGTCTCCAAGCTGGAGGGCCAGGTGGCGGAGCTTTCCAAGGTGCAGTACTCTATTTCTGGCTCCCTTTCGACCACTTACGGAGGCATCGGCCTCACCAGTGGGACCACCAATTTTGACATTGATCGCCTATTCCCCGGGAACAAGTTCAGCAGTGGTTCTTCGGGCCCTGCCTTCCGGGGCAACGAGTATAACTTTGCCGATACCACCCAGACCTTCACTGAGGGCGATCTCTCCCTGAGCCTGGGGGTTAAGGTGGCCCAGCCGGGCCAGAGTGGGGTTAACTTGTCCGAGGCTACCGTGGCCCTAAGCGCGACTGCCTTTAGCGGTGCAACCACGGTGAGCGTGGACGGCGCTTCCCTGAAGGGCAACGTGGATGGGCAGGGCTTTGGCGTAACCTTCTCCAACGGGGGGAGCACCTTCAAGTTCAACGACTACCTCTTTGCTAATGCCAACGACCCCGACGAGCGGGTTACCCGTCAGGGGGTGGTGGCCACCTTCCAGGGTACCCTTTTCCCCTTGAGCCCTGAGGTGACGTTGGTGGCAGGCTACGCTACGCCGAACCCTGATACAGTTCTCAACGGGGATTACTTCGGTGTGCGTTTGGCTCTTAAGCCCATCCAGGCTACGGTTTTCGCCCTAAGCTACGCTGAGAACCCTGGTAATCGCGTTGCTGTGGCTGCGGACTTCACCACCAAAAAGCTCCTGGGTCTGTTGGACCTGGACGGGGCCTATGTGGTCTCTAAGGATTGGTCTGTGGCGGGCACCATCTTTGATAACTGGGGCACCGCCAACGTGGATGAGGCCTTCTACGTTCGGGGTACCCTGGCTTTGGGCCCGGTAACTGTGCGGGGCAACTACCGGGCTATAGATCCGGCTTACCTGAACGGTACGGCCAGCATGTCTGCAGATCAGACCGCCTTCTACAGCGGCGAGATTATTGGCTTCTACCCGGCCCCCTTTGGCTCTAACACCCGCGGCTTCGGTGCTGAAGCCACGGTGAACCTGGGCTTTGCCACCTTGGGTGGATACTATGATCGCATCACGGATTTTGCTCAAAGCCCAGGCACCGAACGGGAGGCCTTTGGGGCTAACGTGCAGGTACCCCTACCCGCAGGTTTCAGGTTAAGCGGCTTCTATAGTCAGGCCTCAGTAGCGGCAACCCAAGCCACCTTTTTCGGGGCTGACCCCCTCTTCAACCAAGGCACGCCTTACTTCCAGTTCTACGCCTACCCTAGGGATCGCTATGTTTCCGGCTTCGGGGCGGCCCTGAGCCATGACGGCAAGGCTAAGGAGGCCTTGGTCTCCAACCTTAACCTCACTGCGCGTTATCAGCAATACTACAACGACGTGACAGGCAACTATGACTACAGGGACATCGTGGCTTTCGCAGACTACAGCCTTGACCTTGGTCCCATTACCCTGAAGCCTGGTATTTTCTTCCGCTCCTACAACAACGACAACGCTGGAGCTGCCGTTCCCGCGGGCACTTCCCCTAGCCGTCCAGGAGCCTTTACTGAGAACCCCAGCTTCACCACCTTGAAGTGGGGTATCCAGGCTAGCACCCAGGCCCTGGACATTCCCTTAAAGCCTAGTCTCGAAGGGTTCTTCGCTACCCGGACCACGGACTTTTCGGGCACGACCAGCGACGCTCAGGAAACCTATTACCGGGTTGGCCTCAAGCTAAACGAATTCTTAGTAAAGGGTAGCACATTCAGCGTGAGCTACGCTTACTGGGAGGGGGCGAATCATTTGGGTTCTCCTTCCGTGGGAAGCGCCTATAACCCCTTTACCTTCACGCGAGACCGTATCTTCCGTAACCCCGATGTCAGCGCAGCGGGAGCCCCTTGGGCTGTCCTCCCCGGCACCTTTGCTGGCAATACTAGCGGTGTCTATCTGGAGTGGAACTTCTACTCCCTGAGCGTGGCGGCTGGTTGGTTTGACTACAACCAGACCGCGCCTACCGCTGATAGTTCGTCCGCCATAGGCCTTAAGGTGAGCTACGAGGTCAAATTCTAG
- the uvrB gene encoding excinuclease ABC subunit UvrB, with translation MPFRYRGPTPRGDQPKAIRELVEALGDGERFVTLLGATGTGKTVTMAKVIEALGRPALVLAPNKILAAQLAAEFRELFPENAVEYFISYYDYYQPEAYVPGKDLYIEKDASINPEIERLRHSTTRSLLTRKDVVVVASVSAIYGLGDPREYRERNLVVERGAHYPREALLERLLELGYQRNDIDLSPGRFRARGEVLEIFPAYETEPIRVELFGDEVERILQVHPITGERLRELPGFVLFPATHYLSPEGLEGILKEIEKELWEQVRYFEERGEVLYAQRLKERTLYDLEMLRVMGTCPGVENYARYFTGKAPGEPPYTLLDYFPEDFLVFLDESHVTVPQLQGMYRGDYARKKTLVDYGFRLPSALDNRPLRFEEFLEKVPQVVFVSATPGPLELGHSGRIVEQIIRPTGLLDPLVVVKPTENQILDLMEGIRERAERGERTLVTVLTVRMAEELTAFLQEHGIRARYLHHELDAFERQALIRDLRLGHFDALVGINLLREGLDIPEVSLVAILDADKTGFLRSERSLIQTIGRAARNAQGEVWLYADTISEAMERAIQETRRRRALQEAYNREHGIVPETVRKEVRAIIRPEEYGEAPLEVSEGEDLKERIAELELAMWQAAEALDFERAARLRDELRALEARLQGLVPQEPVPGSRKRRKRR, from the coding sequence ATGCCCTTCCGCTACCGAGGGCCTACCCCTAGGGGAGACCAGCCCAAGGCCATCCGGGAGCTGGTGGAGGCCTTGGGGGATGGGGAAAGGTTTGTCACCCTCCTGGGGGCCACGGGCACGGGGAAGACGGTGACCATGGCCAAGGTGATCGAGGCCCTGGGGAGGCCTGCTTTGGTCCTGGCCCCCAACAAGATACTGGCGGCCCAGCTGGCCGCGGAGTTCCGGGAGCTATTCCCGGAAAACGCGGTGGAGTACTTCATCAGCTACTACGACTACTACCAGCCCGAGGCCTACGTGCCGGGGAAGGACCTCTACATCGAGAAGGACGCCAGCATCAACCCCGAGATCGAGCGCCTGCGGCACTCCACCACCCGTAGCCTCCTCACCCGCAAGGACGTGGTGGTGGTGGCCTCGGTCTCCGCCATCTACGGCCTGGGGGACCCCCGGGAGTACCGGGAGAGGAACCTGGTGGTGGAAAGGGGGGCCCATTACCCCCGGGAGGCCCTTTTGGAAAGGCTTTTGGAGCTCGGGTACCAGCGCAACGACATCGACCTCTCCCCGGGCCGGTTCCGGGCCAGGGGGGAGGTCTTGGAGATCTTCCCCGCCTACGAGACGGAGCCCATCCGGGTGGAGCTTTTCGGGGATGAGGTGGAGCGGATCCTCCAGGTGCACCCCATCACCGGGGAGAGGCTTAGGGAGCTTCCCGGCTTCGTGCTCTTCCCCGCCACCCACTACCTTTCCCCCGAGGGGCTGGAGGGGATCCTGAAGGAGATAGAGAAGGAGCTGTGGGAACAGGTCCGCTACTTTGAGGAAAGGGGGGAGGTCCTCTACGCCCAGCGCCTTAAGGAGCGCACCCTTTACGACCTGGAGATGCTCCGGGTCATGGGCACCTGCCCCGGGGTGGAGAACTACGCCCGCTACTTCACCGGCAAGGCCCCCGGGGAGCCCCCCTACACCCTCCTGGACTACTTCCCCGAGGACTTCCTGGTCTTCCTGGACGAGTCCCACGTGACCGTGCCCCAGCTTCAGGGCATGTACCGGGGGGACTACGCCCGCAAGAAAACCCTGGTGGACTACGGCTTCCGCCTGCCCAGCGCTCTGGACAACCGCCCCCTTCGCTTTGAGGAGTTCTTGGAGAAGGTGCCCCAGGTGGTCTTCGTCTCCGCCACCCCGGGGCCCTTAGAGCTTGGGCACTCGGGGCGCATCGTGGAGCAGATCATCCGCCCCACGGGGCTTCTGGACCCCTTGGTGGTGGTGAAGCCCACGGAAAACCAGATCCTGGACCTCATGGAGGGGATCCGGGAGCGGGCAGAAAGGGGGGAGCGCACCCTGGTCACCGTCCTAACCGTGCGCATGGCGGAGGAGCTCACCGCCTTCTTGCAGGAGCACGGCATCAGGGCCCGCTACCTGCACCACGAGCTGGATGCCTTTGAGCGCCAGGCCCTGATCCGGGACCTGCGCCTGGGGCATTTCGACGCCCTGGTGGGCATCAACCTCCTGAGGGAGGGCCTGGACATCCCCGAGGTTTCCCTGGTGGCCATCCTGGATGCGGACAAGACGGGCTTTTTGCGGAGCGAACGGAGCCTCATCCAGACCATCGGCCGGGCGGCCAGGAACGCCCAGGGGGAGGTGTGGCTTTACGCGGATACCATTTCCGAGGCCATGGAGAGGGCCATCCAGGAGACCCGGCGCAGAAGGGCCCTGCAGGAGGCCTACAACCGGGAGCACGGCATCGTCCCGGAGACCGTGCGGAAGGAGGTCAGGGCCATCATCCGGCCTGAGGAGTACGGGGAGGCTCCCTTGGAGGTCTCCGAGGGGGAGGACCTGAAGGAGCGGATCGCCGAGCTGGAGCTGGCCATGTGGCAGGCGGCGGAGGCCTTGGACTTTGAGCGGGCGGCGAGGCTGAGGGACGAGCTACGGGCCCTCGAGGCCCGCCTGCAAGGCCTCGTGCCCCAAGAGCCCGTGCCGGGAAGCCGGAAGCGGCGCAAGCGGCGCTAG
- a CDS encoding E3 binding domain-containing protein, giving the protein MAEPKITPLARRLAEENGIDWRRLQGTGPEGTIVERDILAFLAKVMAGEVDLPPMPEEAPPLPPEEELKRVQEVLSREGVELEDVLPEAPKAPTLAVEEVAEEELDLEPALLEDLDLDLEEDLLLAEEPTLDAQALPEEETSPLPEPQEEETPLLEPTEEELEELLRSEGEALPPEPEELELEEDLLLGQTQEAPPPEPLKAQEETPPPPVAPVPPPSPAPGLTAAQAPAPSPLRVQRLRFDPGRLEMALEAFHRVHGVPQTPLPFLLRAAERALAELELPLRPLLGQVAGEEVRGIRPMGSFLALFRQPEGEEGEGLLCFVGEEEVHTGRPSLFLSREGVLAASGLEAPLARKLLERVALYLENPVLLLA; this is encoded by the coding sequence ATGGCCGAACCCAAGATCACGCCCTTGGCCCGGCGTCTTGCCGAGGAGAACGGCATAGACTGGCGCAGGCTCCAGGGCACCGGTCCCGAGGGCACCATCGTGGAGCGGGACATCCTGGCCTTCCTGGCTAAGGTGATGGCCGGGGAGGTGGACCTGCCCCCCATGCCCGAGGAGGCCCCGCCCCTTCCCCCGGAAGAGGAGCTGAAACGGGTACAGGAGGTCCTGAGCCGGGAAGGCGTGGAGCTGGAGGACGTCCTCCCCGAGGCCCCCAAGGCCCCCACCCTGGCGGTGGAGGAGGTGGCGGAGGAGGAGCTGGACCTCGAGCCCGCCCTCCTGGAGGACCTGGACCTAGACCTGGAGGAGGACCTCCTCCTGGCCGAGGAGCCCACCCTGGACGCCCAGGCTTTGCCCGAGGAGGAAACCTCCCCTCTGCCCGAACCCCAGGAAGAGGAAACCCCCTTGCTGGAACCCACGGAGGAGGAGTTGGAAGAGCTTCTCCGCTCCGAGGGGGAGGCGCTTCCCCCTGAGCCGGAGGAGCTGGAACTGGAAGAGGACCTGCTTCTCGGCCAAACCCAGGAAGCGCCTCCCCCAGAACCCCTTAAGGCCCAGGAGGAAACACCCCCGCCCCCGGTTGCCCCCGTCCCTCCGCCCAGCCCGGCCCCGGGCCTCACCGCCGCCCAAGCCCCGGCTCCATCCCCCTTGCGGGTCCAGCGCCTGCGGTTTGACCCCGGGAGGCTGGAGATGGCCCTGGAGGCCTTCCACCGGGTCCATGGGGTACCCCAAACCCCCCTGCCCTTCCTGCTACGGGCGGCGGAAAGGGCCTTGGCGGAGCTGGAACTCCCCTTAAGGCCCCTCCTGGGCCAGGTGGCGGGGGAGGAGGTGCGGGGCATAAGGCCCATGGGTAGCTTCCTCGCCCTCTTCCGCCAGCCGGAGGGGGAGGAAGGGGAAGGGCTTCTTTGCTTCGTGGGGGAGGAGGAGGTGCACACGGGCCGCCCGAGCCTTTTCCTCTCCCGAGAGGGGGTGCTGGCCGCCTCGGGCCTCGAGGCCCCCCTCGCCCGGAAACTCCTGGAACGGGTGGCCCTCTACCTGGAAAACCCCGTGCTGCTCCTGGCCTAG